Below is a window of Hydrogenimonas sp. SS33 DNA.
TCATCGTATCGTCGCCGCGGATCGCCTCCAGGGTCCAGGTGGTCAGGTCTTTCATCGAACGCCTTTCGATGAAAGACCCGGTCGCCGGTCGTCAGTCATCGGTCGATAGAACATTCGCGCCGCATCAGCGACGCACCCAATGGCCAATGACCAATGACCAATCACCAACTTATTTGTCCAGTTCATAGGCTTCGTGCAGCGCCCGTACCGCCAGTTCCGCATACTTTTCGTCGATGATCATCGAAATCTTGATTTCGCTGGTGCTGATCATCTCGATGTTGATATTCTCTTCCGCCATCGTCGTGAAGGCTTTGGCGGCGACGCCGCTGTGGCTCTTCATGCCGACGCCGACGATGGAGACTTTGGCGATATTCTCCTTGTAGTCGATCTCGCCGATGCTGTCGCGGAACCGCTCCAGTGCCGCCCTCGCCCGCTCGATCTCGGTCTGGGGGACGGTGAAGTCGATCTCCGTCTTGCCGTCGGCGCCGATGGTCTGGACGATCATGTCGACATTGACATTCTCGTCGGCCAGGGCGTTGAAGATTTCGCTGGCGATGCCGGGACGGTCTTCGACCCCCTTGAGGCTGACGCGTGCCTGGTTCTTGTCCAGGGCGATTCCGCTGACGAGTGGTTGTTCCATGATATTCTCTTCCTTTGTGATGAGTGTTCCGGGATTGTCGTTGAAACTGCTTCGGGTGACGAGGTTGACCCCCATCTTCTTGGCCATTTCGACGGAGCGGTTCTGAAGGACCTTCGCCCCCAGCGACGCCAGCTCCAGCATTTCGTCGTAACTGATTCTCTCCATCTTCTTCGCTTTGGGCTCGATGCGGGGGTCGGTGGTGTAGACGCCGTCCACGTCGGTATAGATTTCGCACAGGTCGGCTTTCATCGCACCGGCGATGGCGACGGCGGTGAGGTCGCTGCCGCCCCGCCCCAGGGTCGTGACCCGGCCGTCGGGGCCGATCCCCTGAAAGCCCGCCACGACGACCACTTTGCCCTCCCTGACGGCGCTGCCCATCGGTTCTGGGTCGATCTTCTCGATTCTGGCGGCGGTGTGGGTACGGTCGGTGACGATGCCCGCCTGCCGCCCCGTCATGGCCACCGCCGGATACCCCATTTCATTCAGCGCGATGGAGAGCAGCGCACTGGTGACACGCTCGCCGGAGCTGAGCAGCAGGTCCATCGCTTCCCGGTCGGGATTTTTCGAGAAGAAGTGGGCATATTCGATCAGTTTGTTGGTCTCGCCGCTCATGGCGGAGACGACGACGATGACGTCGTGCCCTTCGTCACGGGTTCTGGCCACTCTTTTGGCCACATTGGCGATGCGGTCCAGGTCGCCGACGCTGGTCCCGCCGTATTTCTGTACGATCAGCATGTTACAGGTATCCCTTTTTTCTGAAATAGTCGAGCACCTTCTTGTAGATGGGGCGCTTGAAATAGGTGATATAGTCGAAGATCTTCCCGAAGGGGACGAAGGTATACTGGACGAACTCAGGCTCTTCTGTATCGAGGTCGATCTTCGCCCCGGGCTTGAGGCGTACCAGGAAATATTTCTGGCGCTGGCCGTCGAAAGGGTACATCTTCTTGGCGATCATCTCAGGAAAGTCGTAGCTCACCCACTCCGGGTATTCGGCGATGATCTCCACCTGGTCGGTGCCGATCTCCTCCTTCAGTTCACGCAACAGGGCTTCTCTGGGCGACTCACCCTCGTCGATTCCCCCCTGGGGAAACTGCCACGCATCCTTCACATCCGACCGGGAGGCGATGAAAAACTCCACCTTCTCCGGGTATTTGGACGAAAGAACGATCGCCGCGACATTGGGGCGGTAACGCTTGCCGTTTCTCTCTTTCGCATCATTCATTTCGGAAAAACTTTCATTGCGCCAACCGGGGCGCGGTAATTTTGGTTATGATTTTATTGAAAAGTCAATTAAGGAGTACTGAGTTGGGTCGTTGGTCATCGGTCATTGGTCATTTGTCATTGGGAGTTAGGCATTGGGTATTGGAAGCCCACCCATCTCTTCCCGCTTCCCGATTTCCGTTTCCCGTTTCCCGTTTCCCGCTTTCCGTTCACTGACCCATGCTCTGCTACCTCCACATTCCCTTTTGCGACAGCAAATGCCACTACTGCGCCTTCAACTCCTATGTGGACCGTTTCGAGATGCGGGAAGCCTATATGCGCGCGGCGGTACGGCAGCTGCGCCACGACCTGGCGCGTTTTCGTGTGCAGCCGGGCCAGGTCGAAACCCTCTTTATCGGCGGGGGAACCCCTTCGACGGTGCGGCCCGGACTCTACGCCCCCTTTTTCGAAACCCTGCGCCCCTACCTGGCAAAAAACGCGGAGATCACCACGGAGGCCAACCCCAACAGCGCCACGGAAGCGTGGCTGCGGGGAATGCGCGCGCTGGGGATCAACCGCGTCAGCTTCGGCGTGCAGAGTTTCTTCGAGGAAAAACTCCGGTTTCTGGGGCGCGCCCACCGTGCAAAAGAGGCGGTCGAGGCGGTCGAAAGGGCCCATGCCTGCGGTTTTTCGCGCATCTCCGTCGACCTCATCTACGCCACCGCCCTCGACACGCCCCGACGCCTCGAACAGGAGCTCGAGCGCGCTTTCTCCCTCCCCATCGACCATTTCAGCGCCTACGAACTGACCATCGAGGAGGGGACCCTTTTCCAAAATCGTCCGGAGGTGCGCAAAGAGTCCCTGGAGCAGTCCCGCCTCGTCGCCCAAAGAGCGGCGGCGGCGGGGTTTGCCCCCTATGAAATCTCCAACTTCGGCCGACCCTGCCGCCACAATCTCGGCTACTGGCGGTACGAGCCCTATCTGGGCATCGGCTGCGGCGCCGTCGGGCGCATCCGGTCGGTGCGCTACGCCCCCCACACCCTGCCGGAACGCTATATCGAAGATCCCCTCTACAGGCAGGAAGAGCCCCTGACACAGGAGCAGATGCTTCAAGAGCGCATCTTTCTGGGGGCACGCAGCATCGTGGGTATCGATGCCGCCGAACTTCCCGAAGCCATGCGCCGGCGGGCCGACCTGCTGGTAGAGGAGGGAAAACTCTTTTTTGAAGGGGGCCGCCTGCGCAACCCCGACTTTCTCCTCGCCGACGAAATCGCCCTCTTTATCCTGGACTAAACCCTTTTTCGATACACTTTGGCCGATTTAGAGCCTCCGGCACATATGCCGGACGGACAAGCAAAGGAGCCTCATGTTCGGTATGGGATTGGGCGAACTCTTTCTGATCGCCGTCGTCGCCATTCTCTTCCTCGGGCCCGACAAGCTTCCGGAAGCGATGGTGCAGATCGCCAAGTTTTTCCGAAGCGTCAAACGGACCGTCAACGATGCCAAGAGCGCCGTCGAAGAGGAGCTGAAGATCAGCGAATTGAAGGAGGAGGCGCTCAACTACAAGAAACAGCTCGAAGACGCCACCCATCAGCTGGAACGCACCACGACCGCCGGACTCACTTCCCTGGACGACCTGACGGAGACGATCGAAGAGGTCAAGCAGACCGAAGAGCGTTTCGAAGAGGAGGCGGAGAGCCTCAAAGAACAGATCGAACCCAAAAGGGAGGTGGTCACCTTCCCGAAAAAGCGAAGGGTGAACGACGCGCCGCAGGAAGCGGCCGAAGCGAAGCCCGAGAGCGAGTCCAAGGAAAAGGAGAGCCATGTTTGAAGATCTCAAACCCCATATCGCGGAATTGAGAAAACGGCTCGCCTACTCCATGGGAGCCCTGATCGTCTGCTTTTTCATCGCTTTCTACTTTTACGAACCGATCCTGGACTGGATGACCCAGCCCCTCAAAAAGGTGCTGCCCGACTCCTCCATGATGATCGCCACGGGTGTGCCGGAAGTCTTCTTCACCGCCGTCAAGGTTTCGCTCTTCGCCGGCTTTCTGATGGCGCTTCCCTTCATCCTCTACCAGTTCTGGCTCTTCATCGCGCCGGGGCTCTACGAACACGAGAAAAAGTATATCTGGCCCTTCGTCTTCTTCGCGTCGGGCATGTTCTTCATGGGGGCGCTTTTCGCCTACTACGTCGTCGTCCCCTACGGATTCCAGTTTCTGGTCAATTTCGCCGAGCAGATCGTCACCGTCGCGCCGAAAATCAACGAATATGTCGGATTCTTCACCAAAATCATGGTCGGCTTCGGCATCGCCTTCGAACTGCCGGTGGTTACCTTCTTTCTGGCGCTGCTGGGGCTGGTGGACGACAACACCCTCAAAAGCTTTTTCAAATACGCCATCATTCTCATCTTCGTCCTGGCAGCCATTCTGACCCCGCCCGACGTCGTCACCCAGCTGCTGATGGCAATTCCCCTCATCGCCCTCTACGGCGTCTCCATCATCATCGCCAAGCTGGTCAACCCCTACAAGCCGCCGGAAGAGGAAGAAGAAGCGGCAGCGGAAGAGTAAGCCGGGGATGTGGAAGCGTCATTGGTCACTGGTCATTGGTCATTGGGATTTTTTCCTGTGAGCGGTCACCGATGACGCCTGAGAGAACCTCGACACCGGCGCTGCTGACCGAAAGCTACGACTACACCCTGCCGCCGGAGCTGATCGCCACGGAGGCGGCGGAACCCCGCGACAGCGCACGGCTCATGGTGATCGACCGGCGCAGCGGCGAAATTCACCACACCGTTTTCCGGGAGATCCTCTCCTTCCTCCCCGAAGAGTGCGGCGTCATCTACAACGACACCAAAGTGATCAAAGCCCGGCTTTTCGGCCAAAAAGCAAGCGGCGGGAAGGTGGAGCTGCTCATCAACAAGCCCCTGGATGCCACGACCTACAATGTCCTGATCCGAGGCAGGGTCAGGGAGGGGACAAGGCTCACCTTCGCCGAAGATTTGCAAGCGGAGGTGCTGGCCTGTTATGCAGACGGCTCCAGGCGTGTGCGCTTTCTGAACCGTGACGGCGCCATCCTCTCCTTCGAAGCCCTGCTTCCCAGGCTGGAGCGTTACGGCCACGTCCCCCTGCCCCCCTATATGCAGCGCGCCGACACCGAAAAAGATGCCACCCGCTACCAGCCCGTCTTCGCCCACAAAGAGGGAGCCGTCGCCGCGCCCACCGCATCGCTCCACTTCACCGAACCCCTCTTCGAAGCGCTGAAGAGGCGCCATGCCACCGGCAGCGTCACCCTCCATGTGGGCGCGGGCACCTTCAAACCGGTCGAAACCGACCTCATCACCGACCATCCGATGCACAGCGAATGGTACGAAATTCCCGAGGCGACCCGAAAGATGATCGACACTCCGGGAGCGCTGCTCGCCATCGGTACCACCGTCACGAGAACCGTGGAGTATTACGTCCGAACCGGCAAAACCCGGGGCGAGTGCGACCTCTTCCTCCATCCGGGCAACCCGCCCCGGCGCATCGACCACCTTCTGACCAACTTCCACCTCCCCAAATCGACCCTGATCATGCTGGTCGCCTCCTTCCTGGGGCTGGAAGAGACGATGAAAGTGTATAATAGGGCCATCGAAGCGCGTTACCGTTTTTATAGTTACGGCGACGCGATGCTTATTTTATAGGGCACCTTTAAAGTTTTTAGAGGAGCCCTTTACAGGAGGAACCATGCCGGCAGAATTCTGGTGGAAGTTCAGCGCCATCGTCGTCATCGCGGCGAGTCTGCTCTTCACCCTCTTTCGGGAGATGAAAAAACCCAAAAAAGACCCCAACCTCGACCCCGACACGAAACGCATGAACGACATGCTCAAGGATTGACATGGGCGTCTCGGTCTGCAGTTTCAACGTCAACTCCATCCGCTCCCGCGTCGACCTCATCGTCAGGTGGCTCACCGAAAAGCGCGCCGTCGACATCCTCTGTTTCCAGGAGGTGAAGTGCGAAGCCGAACAGTTTCCCCACGACAAATTCGAAGCGCTCGGCTATCAAAGCGTCGTCAACGGCCAGAAGCGGCTCAACGGCGTCGCCATCACCTCAAGGCTCCCCCTCGAAGATATCAAAACCGAATTCGGCGACGACATGCTCGACAGGGAGAAACGGCTCATCCAGGCCAGGGTCGGCGAGACCGTTCTGCTCAACTGCTACATCCCCCGGGGCGGCCCCGAAGGGGAGGAACGGCACGCCTATAAAATGGCCTTTTTCGACGCCCTGCGCAGCTATGTGGAAAAACTGCTGAAAGTGCACGACAAGGTGATGCTCCTGGGCGACTTCAACGTGGCCCTGACGGACCTGGATGTCTACGATACAGAGGTCTTTGAAGGGGCGGTCGGGTTCCTCCCCTCCGAACAGGCGAAAATGGAGGCTCTGCTTCAAAGCGGCCTCAACGACTGCTTCCGAAAACTCCACCCCGACGAAAAAGCCTTCACCTGGTGGGACTACCGTACCGCCGCCATCTGGCGCGACGAGGGGATGCGCATCGACTACATCCTGGGAAGCGAACCCCTCTGCCCGGCACTCGAAAACATCGAGGTAGACCTCTGGACCAGACGCCGACGCTCCCCGACCCCCAGCGACCACGCCCCGCTGGTCGCCCGGTTCAAATCGCTGTGAATTTTTGACGCGCAAAGCATCACACCATCGTCGCCTTCGGGGAGGTACGAAAGGCGACATCCAACCGCCGCACGGCCCCCGTCCGGGCTTATGGCACATCCGCCTGTAACAATTCCCGGCCTTTGGCCGATATAGTCTCCAATGGATACCAGGCGCAAACTTTCCCTCTTCACCTTTTCACTGCTCATACTCTTCGCCGTCGCGATCATGATCAACGCTGCCGTCAATTTCCGCTCCTACGCCTACCGCTCCTCCATCGAAAAGGCGAAACTCGCCGCCGAATTCGTCAGGGACGGGCTGACCGCCCATATGGTCAATCACATGATGGACAAACGCGCCACCTTCCTTCAAACCGTCTCCCAAACCAAGAATCTCAAGACGCTCTGGGTGGTCCGCGGCAAACCGGTCATCGACCAGTTCGGCCCGGGCCTGCACAACGAAAAACCGCGGGACGACACCGACAGGAAGGTGTTGGAAAAAGGGAAAATGGTCACCACCTTCGACGAAACCACCGACCACGCCCTGCTGCGGGTGACCATCCCCTATATCGCCACCGCCTACGGCTCCCCGGATTGTCTCTCCTGTCACAAAGTCAACGAAGGAGATGTCCTGGGGGCCGTGAGCATCGAAATGGAAATCTCCGATATCCGCCGGGAGGGGATTCTGACCCTTCTGAAAATCGCCCTTATCACGGCGGTTTTCGTCCTGCTCGCCCTGATGGCGGTCCAATACCTGATGCGCCCCTACCTCTCCCTGTTCCAACAGTTTCAAACCTCTCTCAAAGAGGCGATGTCCGGCGACTTCAGCCACAGGATCACCACCTCCGTCAAAACGAAGGATATCCGGGAGATCGCCGATCTCTACAACCGCCTCATCGACAAATTTCAGGCGACGGTCGGCTCCATCGAAAAGAAACTGGCGATCCTGCTGAAAAACCCGACCGGCGGATGCAGCACCGATCCGTTGGAAACGGCATCGCATACCATAGAGGCCCTCTCCCAGATCCAGCTTTTCAAACATACGATCGAACAGGACAGGTCCCTGGATCAGATATATCTCCGCATCGCGGCCATCGTCAAGTCGATCATGAAGACGGAGAAGTTCATCATTTACGGCATCGATACCGGAAAAAACTCCAGAGAGCTGCTCTTCTCCACCGTGGAGGGGGAAGTCTGCCATCCCGACACCGCCAGGGAGTGCCGCGCCTTCCGCATCGACGACGTGGTTGATTCGACCCAGTTCGAACACCTTTGCCCCTGCTACACGGCGGACTACAAAGGGTACTTCTGCATGCCGCTGCATATCAGCGAATCGTACCTCTTCCTCTTCGTCTTTCTCGCCGACGACGGCAAAACCGCCGAAGGGTTCAAGCAGGCGGCCCGCACGCTGATGAACTATCTGGAAAACGCCAAACCGGTCATCGAAAGCCGCCTGCTGATGGCGCAGCTGGAAGCCAAGTCGCTCAAGGACGGACTGACGGGCCTCTACAACCGGAAATTCCTGGAAGAGTTCATGGGTACCATCGAAAAGCAGGTGATGCGGGACGGCCACCTCTACGGCATCATGATGCTCGACCTGGACCATTTCAAAGAGATCAACGACACCTACGGCCACGATGTGGGAGATCGGGTGATCCGTCTGCTGGCGGAGACCGTCCGGGAGAATATCCGAGCTTCGGACATTCCCATCCGCTACGGAGGAGAGGAGTTCCTGATCTTTCTTCACAACACCACTGTCCGGGGAACCCGTAAAGTGGCCGAAACGATCCGGCAGCGTTTCAGAGACAAAACGGTGACCGTCAAAGGAGAAGAAATCCCCCACAGCGTCTCAATCGGAGTGGCTTTCTATCCCGCCAAAGGGGTGGCGTCATTCCGGGAGGCGATCAAAATGGCGGATATGGCCCTCTACCGCGCCAAGCACGAAGGGCGCAACCGGGTGGCCGTCACGGACGAGACGTCCCGAGTTTCAGAAGATAGCGCTCCAGAATGAGCTGGGCGGCGACGGAGTCGAGCCTGCCGTCCCTGCGCTGGCGGGTGACCCCCTTCATCCTCTCCGCCGCCTCTTTGCTGCTGCCCCCTTCGTCGATATAGAGGATCTCCCCCTCAAAAGCCAGTAGCCCGACGAAGTGGCGGATGCGCCGCTCCATCTCCTCTTCGCTACTGCCGCCTTTGGGAAGCCCCACCACCAGCCGGTCGACCTTCCACTCCTTCAAAAAGGCGTCCACCTCCCTTGCCGCCTGCTCCCGGTTTCTGCGAAGAATGGCGGGTTGGGGAAGTGCCGTCTTCTCGTCGAGGCTGATGGCGGTACCGATGCGCTTGAGGCCGATGTCGAGTGCGGCGATGGGCATCTCAGGTCTCCCGAAAGAGCCACGCCACGGCGAAAAAGAGGGCCAGGCTCGCCAGAGGCGCGGCCAGGAAAAAGGGGCGCACCCTTCCCTGCAGCAGGTAGACCGTGACACCGTAGCCGTAGAGCAAAATCATGGCGATATGGAGCACCATCAGCGGTTTGTAGACGATCATGGAGCGGGTGAAGGCGACGAAGAGAAAGCCGGCGCCGACGAGCGCCGTCCCTTTGAGGAGTACGGCAAGATCACCGCTTTGGCGGTAAGCGCGGTACAGCAGGGTGCCGAAGGCGAGCAGCACCAGGGCGGCCAGGATGTAGGGCATCTCAGCGTCCGTAGTAGGCCATCAGGGAGGCTTTGGCCAGGGCGTGCTTTTCGATCATGTAGCCGACCATCGCCGGCGGCGTATCGGGCTTGAGGGGGAGTTTCGCCACATCGAGGGCATAGACGGTGAAGATGTAGCGGTGGGGGCCGTCGCCGGGGGGCGGGCAGGCTCCGCCGTACCCGGGTTTGCCGAAGTCGGTCACACTCTGCACCGCCCCTTTGGGTAGCAGCGAACCGTCGGAAGAGCCGGCGCCCCGGGGCAGGGAGTGGACACGGGCGGGAATGTTGAAGACGAGCCAGTGCCACCAGCCGCTGCCGGTGGGGGCGTCGGGGTCGTAGACCGTCACGGCGAAACTTTTGGTCCCTTTGGGCTCGCCGTGCCAGGAGAGCCCGGGAGAAAGATTCTCCCCGTGGCACCCGAAACCGTTGTAGACCTGCTTCAAAGAGAGCTGGCCGTGTATGTCGGGGCTCTCAAGTGTGAAGCCCTCCGCCATGAGCAGAACCGCCGTCATCAGCGCCAGAAACGGTATTCTCAACAGTGCTCCCATTTTTCTTCCTCTTTATAGCTCTCCGGTTTTGGTCGATGGTTATGAAGTCTATTATACCATCCCCTCAAGAGACAAAAGGAGCGGCATGCCGACAAGAACCCTTGGATACAAAGAGATGCTCAAAACCCTGGTGGAGTACCAGATCACCTTCATCGAACGCCTCGCCCATGAAGGGTACGACAAAACCTTCTCCCTTCTCCTCTTCCCCTGGCCCGGGGGCGACGAAGAGAGGCTCAGGGAGCTGCTGCTCCCTCTGCTGCGGCGCAGCGACCGGCTCTTCTACATCGAAGAGAAGATCGTGGCACTGCTTCCCGGCACCGACTGGAACGGGGCGATGAAGGTCAGGGAGACCCTGGAGGAGCTTCTGGGGCCGCGCCCGGAGAAGGAGTGCATCGTCGAATATCCCGCCGACGGGTCGGACGCCTTCGAACTGATAAGCCGGCTCTACGCCCAGTGCGACGAGATCAAAGCAGGATGACCCGCCCCTCTTCGATCCGGATCCTGCCCTCGAGCTCCGCTTCGAAAAGTGCCTCTCCGAATCGGCGCACCGCCTCTTCGTAGGGGGGCGAAGAGCGGAGATAGCGGATGAAATCGTCCTCCCGGGACGAAGCCTCTTCGCCGAAACGCGATGCAAAGGCGTCGATATCGAAGATCGCCTCCGCCTCTTTCGACGCCAAAAGATCGTTGGTCCCATCACTCTCCCCGAGGCGGTGGGGAAGGACGTAGATCGGCTTTCCCATCCTTTTGGCATACGCGACGCTGCGCATGCTTCCGCTGTTTCTGTCCGCCTGGGCGACGACCAGCACCTCTCCCAGCGCCACGACGATCTCGTTGCGCACCACGAAACTCCAGCTGCGCTGCCTGAAACCGGGTTCAAACCGGCTCAATGCCAACCCCTTCTTTTCGATGGAAGCGATCAGGGCGGCGTTGATGGCCGGATAGCGGATATCGAGGCCGCAGGGCATGACGCCGATGGTCCTCTCCGCGCCCGCTCCCTTGTGGGCGAGGGCATCCACCCCCATGGCTGCCCCGCTGACAACCACCACGCCCCGTTTCGCCAGCGCGGCGGCGAGGCGTGTCACGACGGTTTTGGTATAGGGGTTGGGGCGCCTGCTGCCGACGATGGAGACTCTGGGGGCACGGAGAAGCTTCAGGTTCCCCCGGTAATAGAGCCTTTCGGGAGGATTTTCCAGCCCTTTCAACACGCCGATTTCCGATAGTTCGAGAGACTCCACACCTTTTCCTTACACGATTGTCCTCATATGCCGATATTGTAACAACATTTGCCCACTCCGCAAACCGAAGATGGGGCACACCATTTCACCAAACGGAGAACGATACGGTATGAACCGTTGGATCTTCCCTCTCTTTTTCGCCATTCTCGTGAAGCTGACCGCCGCCGACGCGATGCTCAAACCCCTGCCGAAGCATCTCCCTGTAGACCGGGAAAAGGCGGCGCTGGGAAAAGCCCTCTTCTTCGACCCCATCCTCTCGGGAGACGACACCGTCTCCTGCGCCACCTGCCATATTCTCCCAGACGGCGGCGACGACAACCTGCCGGTCTCTTTCGGCATCCGGGGAAAACGGGGGAACATCAACGCCCCCACCGTGCTCAACGCCCTCTTCAATTTCCGCCAATTCTGGGACGGGCGGGCGAAAGACCTGCGGGAGCAGGCGGAAGGCCCCGTCGAGAATCCGGTGGAGATGGGCAACAGCTTTGAAAACCTCGTCCAGACACTGAAAAAGAGCCCCTACAAGGAACGTTTTGCAAAGATCTATCCCGAAAAGGGGATCACGAAATTCACTATCACCGACGCCATCGCCGAATACGAAAAGAGCCTCATCACCCCCTCCCGTTTCGACCGGTACCTCCGAGGCGACAAATCGGCATTGACCCCCGGAGAGAAAAAAGGGCTGAGGCTCTTTCGTGAAAAGGGATGTATTCTCTGCCACCACGGCGTCAACCTGGGCGGCACGATGTACAGCAAATTCGGCGTCTACGCCTCGAGCGGTTCCGAAAACCTCGGGCGCTACAACGTCACCCACGACCCCCTCGACAAATACTACTTCAAGGTCCCGACATTGAGGAACATCGAAAAAACCGCCCCCTACTTCCACGATGCCCGTACTTCGAGCCTGAAAGAGGCGGTGGCGATGATGGCCAAAATACAGCTGGGGCGCTCCATGACCGATGAGGAGCTCGACGACATCGTCGCCTTTCTCAAATCCCTCACCGGAGAGCTTCCTCCGGGAGCCCTGCCGTGATACGCCGTCTCAGACCCGACAGGATCACCCTCTTCATCTTCTCCCTGA
It encodes the following:
- a CDS encoding aspartate kinase, coding for MLIVQKYGGTSVGDLDRIANVAKRVARTRDEGHDVIVVVSAMSGETNKLIEYAHFFSKNPDREAMDLLLSSGERVTSALLSIALNEMGYPAVAMTGRQAGIVTDRTHTAARIEKIDPEPMGSAVREGKVVVVAGFQGIGPDGRVTTLGRGGSDLTAVAIAGAMKADLCEIYTDVDGVYTTDPRIEPKAKKMERISYDEMLELASLGAKVLQNRSVEMAKKMGVNLVTRSSFNDNPGTLITKEENIMEQPLVSGIALDKNQARVSLKGVEDRPGIASEIFNALADENVNVDMIVQTIGADGKTEIDFTVPQTEIERARAALERFRDSIGEIDYKENIAKVSIVGVGMKSHSGVAAKAFTTMAEENINIEMISTSEIKISMIIDEKYAELAVRALHEAYELDK
- a CDS encoding RNA pyrophosphohydrolase — translated: MNDAKERNGKRYRPNVAAIVLSSKYPEKVEFFIASRSDVKDAWQFPQGGIDEGESPREALLRELKEEIGTDQVEIIAEYPEWVSYDFPEMIAKKMYPFDGQRQKYFLVRLKPGAKIDLDTEEPEFVQYTFVPFGKIFDYITYFKRPIYKKVLDYFRKKGYL
- the hemW gene encoding radical SAM family heme chaperone HemW; translated protein: MLCYLHIPFCDSKCHYCAFNSYVDRFEMREAYMRAAVRQLRHDLARFRVQPGQVETLFIGGGTPSTVRPGLYAPFFETLRPYLAKNAEITTEANPNSATEAWLRGMRALGINRVSFGVQSFFEEKLRFLGRAHRAKEAVEAVERAHACGFSRISVDLIYATALDTPRRLEQELERAFSLPIDHFSAYELTIEEGTLFQNRPEVRKESLEQSRLVAQRAAAAGFAPYEISNFGRPCRHNLGYWRYEPYLGIGCGAVGRIRSVRYAPHTLPERYIEDPLYRQEEPLTQEQMLQERIFLGARSIVGIDAAELPEAMRRRADLLVEEGKLFFEGGRLRNPDFLLADEIALFILD
- the tatB gene encoding Sec-independent protein translocase protein TatB; the protein is MFGMGLGELFLIAVVAILFLGPDKLPEAMVQIAKFFRSVKRTVNDAKSAVEEELKISELKEEALNYKKQLEDATHQLERTTTAGLTSLDDLTETIEEVKQTEERFEEEAESLKEQIEPKREVVTFPKKRRVNDAPQEAAEAKPESESKEKESHV
- the tatC gene encoding twin-arginine translocase subunit TatC, which translates into the protein MFEDLKPHIAELRKRLAYSMGALIVCFFIAFYFYEPILDWMTQPLKKVLPDSSMMIATGVPEVFFTAVKVSLFAGFLMALPFILYQFWLFIAPGLYEHEKKYIWPFVFFASGMFFMGALFAYYVVVPYGFQFLVNFAEQIVTVAPKINEYVGFFTKIMVGFGIAFELPVVTFFLALLGLVDDNTLKSFFKYAIILIFVLAAILTPPDVVTQLLMAIPLIALYGVSIIIAKLVNPYKPPEEEEEAAAEE
- the queA gene encoding tRNA preQ1(34) S-adenosylmethionine ribosyltransferase-isomerase QueA yields the protein MTPERTSTPALLTESYDYTLPPELIATEAAEPRDSARLMVIDRRSGEIHHTVFREILSFLPEECGVIYNDTKVIKARLFGQKASGGKVELLINKPLDATTYNVLIRGRVREGTRLTFAEDLQAEVLACYADGSRRVRFLNRDGAILSFEALLPRLERYGHVPLPPYMQRADTEKDATRYQPVFAHKEGAVAAPTASLHFTEPLFEALKRRHATGSVTLHVGAGTFKPVETDLITDHPMHSEWYEIPEATRKMIDTPGALLAIGTTVTRTVEYYVRTGKTRGECDLFLHPGNPPRRIDHLLTNFHLPKSTLIMLVASFLGLEETMKVYNRAIEARYRFYSYGDAMLIL
- a CDS encoding exodeoxyribonuclease III, with product MGVSVCSFNVNSIRSRVDLIVRWLTEKRAVDILCFQEVKCEAEQFPHDKFEALGYQSVVNGQKRLNGVAITSRLPLEDIKTEFGDDMLDREKRLIQARVGETVLLNCYIPRGGPEGEERHAYKMAFFDALRSYVEKLLKVHDKVMLLGDFNVALTDLDVYDTEVFEGAVGFLPSEQAKMEALLQSGLNDCFRKLHPDEKAFTWWDYRTAAIWRDEGMRIDYILGSEPLCPALENIEVDLWTRRRRSPTPSDHAPLVARFKSL
- a CDS encoding diguanylate cyclase is translated as MDTRRKLSLFTFSLLILFAVAIMINAAVNFRSYAYRSSIEKAKLAAEFVRDGLTAHMVNHMMDKRATFLQTVSQTKNLKTLWVVRGKPVIDQFGPGLHNEKPRDDTDRKVLEKGKMVTTFDETTDHALLRVTIPYIATAYGSPDCLSCHKVNEGDVLGAVSIEMEISDIRREGILTLLKIALITAVFVLLALMAVQYLMRPYLSLFQQFQTSLKEAMSGDFSHRITTSVKTKDIREIADLYNRLIDKFQATVGSIEKKLAILLKNPTGGCSTDPLETASHTIEALSQIQLFKHTIEQDRSLDQIYLRIAAIVKSIMKTEKFIIYGIDTGKNSRELLFSTVEGEVCHPDTARECRAFRIDDVVDSTQFEHLCPCYTADYKGYFCMPLHISESYLFLFVFLADDGKTAEGFKQAARTLMNYLENAKPVIESRLLMAQLEAKSLKDGLTGLYNRKFLEEFMGTIEKQVMRDGHLYGIMMLDLDHFKEINDTYGHDVGDRVIRLLAETVRENIRASDIPIRYGGEEFLIFLHNTTVRGTRKVAETIRQRFRDKTVTVKGEEIPHSVSIGVAFYPAKGVASFREAIKMADMALYRAKHEGRNRVAVTDETSRVSEDSAPE
- the ruvX gene encoding Holliday junction resolvase RuvX, which encodes MPIAALDIGLKRIGTAISLDEKTALPQPAILRRNREQAAREVDAFLKEWKVDRLVVGLPKGGSSEEEMERRIRHFVGLLAFEGEILYIDEGGSSKEAAERMKGVTRQRRDGRLDSVAAQLILERYLLKLGTSRP
- a CDS encoding YbhB/YbcL family Raf kinase inhibitor-like protein, with the translated sequence MGALLRIPFLALMTAVLLMAEGFTLESPDIHGQLSLKQVYNGFGCHGENLSPGLSWHGEPKGTKSFAVTVYDPDAPTGSGWWHWLVFNIPARVHSLPRGAGSSDGSLLPKGAVQSVTDFGKPGYGGACPPPGDGPHRYIFTVYALDVAKLPLKPDTPPAMVGYMIEKHALAKASLMAYYGR
- a CDS encoding DNA-processing protein DprA, with amino-acid sequence MESLELSEIGVLKGLENPPERLYYRGNLKLLRAPRVSIVGSRRPNPYTKTVVTRLAAALAKRGVVVVSGAAMGVDALAHKGAGAERTIGVMPCGLDIRYPAINAALIASIEKKGLALSRFEPGFRQRSWSFVVRNEIVVALGEVLVVAQADRNSGSMRSVAYAKRMGKPIYVLPHRLGESDGTNDLLASKEAEAIFDIDAFASRFGEEASSREDDFIRYLRSSPPYEEAVRRFGEALFEAELEGRIRIEEGRVILL